From Micromonospora nigra, one genomic window encodes:
- a CDS encoding TetR/AcrR family transcriptional regulator, translated as MARVVPETRDEILAAAARRFAVTGYRGTSLQDIAREVGCSKAAVLYHFANKEAILTELMAPAIAVLAALDERISRETGGAAQRVAAEGFVDLAVRFRREIALLRGEFPELLRQPAFAHIQRIAERLQDALAGHTDRLPARVAALVLLAGISEACAEFADVGDTELRDALLTLVRRALDTPD; from the coding sequence ATGGCACGGGTGGTACCGGAGACGCGTGACGAGATCCTGGCCGCAGCGGCACGGCGGTTCGCCGTGACCGGCTACCGGGGGACCTCGTTGCAGGACATCGCCCGCGAGGTGGGCTGCTCCAAGGCAGCGGTGCTCTACCACTTCGCCAACAAGGAGGCCATCCTCACCGAGCTGATGGCCCCGGCCATCGCCGTGCTGGCGGCACTCGACGAGCGCATCTCCCGGGAGACCGGCGGGGCCGCCCAGCGGGTCGCCGCCGAGGGCTTCGTCGACCTGGCGGTGCGTTTCCGGCGGGAGATCGCGCTGCTGCGCGGCGAGTTCCCCGAACTGCTGCGACAGCCCGCCTTCGCGCACATCCAGCGGATCGCGGAACGGTTGCAGGACGCCCTGGCCGGGCACACCGACCGGCTGCCCGCCCGGGTCGCCGCGCTGGTGCTGCTGGCCGGCATCTCCGAAGCCTGTGCCGAGTTCGCCGACGTCGGCGACACCGAACTGCGCGACGCGCTGCTCACGCTCGTACGACGGGCACTGGACACCCCCGACTGA
- a CDS encoding DUF305 domain-containing protein has product MSTPTMIETGPAPDRAVPAPARARHFGTVALALAVVVGLLLGYAGGLLTPRLTQPGDASVEAGFARDMSTHHGQAVEMGLIAFQRASDPEVRSMGGDIALGQQGELGAMQTWLRSWGLDPTGSQPPMAWMPDGAESVHDGLMPGMATPQEMAALRAAQGTDVDVQFLRLMINHHIGGIHMIDGILDVTDEPDVVRLAQTMKNTQQTDLTNLRNALERLGG; this is encoded by the coding sequence ATGAGCACCCCGACCATGATCGAGACCGGCCCGGCGCCCGACCGGGCCGTGCCGGCTCCGGCGCGGGCACGCCACTTCGGCACCGTGGCGCTGGCCCTCGCCGTCGTGGTCGGGCTGCTCCTCGGGTACGCCGGGGGCCTGCTCACGCCCCGACTGACCCAGCCCGGCGACGCCTCCGTCGAGGCGGGTTTCGCCCGGGACATGAGCACCCACCACGGGCAGGCGGTGGAGATGGGGCTGATCGCCTTCCAGCGGGCGTCCGACCCGGAGGTGCGCAGCATGGGCGGCGACATCGCGCTGGGCCAGCAGGGCGAGCTGGGCGCGATGCAGACGTGGCTGCGCTCGTGGGGGCTGGATCCGACCGGTTCGCAGCCGCCGATGGCGTGGATGCCCGACGGCGCAGAATCGGTGCACGACGGGTTGATGCCGGGCATGGCCACCCCGCAGGAGATGGCCGCCCTACGGGCCGCGCAGGGCACCGACGTCGACGTGCAGTTCCTCCGGCTGATGATCAATCACCACATCGGCGGCATCCACATGATCGACGGCATCCTCGACGTCACCGACGAACCGGACGTGGTCCGGCTCGCCCAGACGATGAAGAACACCCAGCAGACCGACCTGACCAATCTCCGCAACGCGCTGGAGCGCCTCGGCGGCTGA
- a CDS encoding DNA polymerase domain-containing protein — translation MSGAGENRDGVALTNLDQELYDGASKRDLVDYLDAVRDRILPVLRGRPLSVIRFRPGQPPFMQKNLPKYTPDWVRRAAVWAEASHREISYALCDDRRTLLWFANQRAVEYHPALATADDPRRPTHLILDLDPPEGAAFGVAVAAALLVRQALGDAGLAGAVKTSGAKGLHVFVPVDEGSPPEDLAAATRALAAHAERLDPALATTAFIRKDREGKVFVDSTRAGGATVVAAYSPRLRPGLPVSFPVAWDDLPSVAPADFTVRTAPALVTDRDPWAEGMPPPQRLPADLVAEGHTIPVARVAAMHEGKRRARARRAAD, via the coding sequence ATGAGCGGGGCGGGGGAGAACCGGGACGGGGTGGCACTGACCAACCTCGACCAGGAGCTGTACGACGGGGCCAGCAAGCGGGACCTCGTCGACTACCTCGACGCGGTGCGGGACCGGATCCTGCCCGTGCTGCGCGGCCGGCCGCTGTCGGTCATCCGGTTCCGGCCCGGCCAGCCCCCGTTCATGCAGAAGAACCTGCCGAAGTACACCCCGGACTGGGTGCGGCGGGCGGCGGTGTGGGCGGAGGCGTCACACCGGGAGATCTCCTACGCGCTCTGCGACGACCGGCGCACCCTGCTCTGGTTCGCCAACCAACGCGCCGTGGAGTACCACCCCGCGCTGGCGACCGCCGACGACCCGCGTCGCCCCACCCACCTGATCCTCGACCTGGATCCGCCGGAGGGGGCCGCGTTCGGGGTGGCGGTGGCCGCCGCGCTGCTGGTCCGACAGGCTCTGGGCGATGCCGGCCTGGCTGGCGCGGTCAAGACCAGCGGGGCGAAGGGGCTGCACGTCTTCGTGCCCGTCGACGAGGGCTCGCCGCCGGAGGATCTGGCCGCCGCGACCCGCGCCCTGGCGGCCCACGCCGAACGACTGGACCCGGCCCTGGCCACCACCGCGTTCATCCGCAAGGACCGGGAGGGGAAGGTCTTCGTGGACTCCACCCGAGCCGGTGGGGCGACCGTGGTGGCGGCGTACAGCCCACGGTTGCGGCCGGGCCTGCCGGTGTCGTTCCCGGTCGCCTGGGACGACCTGCCGTCGGTCGCCCCGGCGGACTTCACCGTCCGCACCGCGCCCGCGCTGGTGACCGACCGTGACCCCTGGGCCGAGGGGATGCCGCCACCGCAGCGGCTGCCCGCCGACCTGGTGGCCGAGGGGCACACCATCCCGGTCGCCCGGGTGGCCGCCATGCACGAGGGGAAGCGCCGGGCCCGCGCCCGCCGCGCCGCCGACTGA
- a CDS encoding DUF3105 domain-containing protein → MSISTPGGPERRPTVVSTGKKPAAGRPAATGKPAGAKAGAGKATGPRPGAGGKGRKPVTPVKVNQSRPWGPIALFVAVGLLAVSIVGYGAWATFKGSQPWEERAADIDGVVNYRELDSELVKGANHQAGPIKYEIQPPVAGPHNGSWQNCMGDVYDAPIANEHAVHSLEHGAVWITYRPDLPADQVGKLRERVQGVEKTMLSPYEGQDKPISLQAWGYQLKVDNADDDRIDEFIKTLRINASIEGPTALCNQGITATGTTPRDGAGMQG, encoded by the coding sequence ATGAGCATCAGCACCCCGGGTGGCCCGGAGCGCCGCCCGACCGTGGTCAGCACCGGCAAGAAGCCGGCGGCGGGCCGGCCGGCCGCGACCGGCAAGCCGGCCGGCGCCAAGGCCGGGGCGGGCAAGGCGACGGGCCCGCGTCCGGGCGCCGGCGGCAAGGGCCGCAAGCCGGTCACCCCGGTGAAGGTCAACCAGAGTCGCCCCTGGGGCCCGATCGCGCTCTTCGTGGCCGTGGGCCTGCTCGCCGTGTCGATCGTCGGCTACGGCGCCTGGGCCACCTTCAAGGGCTCCCAGCCGTGGGAGGAGCGCGCGGCCGACATCGACGGCGTCGTGAACTACCGGGAACTGGACAGCGAGCTGGTCAAGGGCGCGAACCACCAGGCCGGCCCCATCAAGTACGAGATCCAGCCGCCGGTGGCGGGCCCGCACAACGGTTCGTGGCAGAACTGCATGGGCGACGTCTACGACGCCCCGATCGCCAACGAGCACGCGGTGCACAGCCTGGAGCACGGCGCGGTCTGGATCACCTACCGCCCCGACCTGCCGGCCGACCAGGTCGGCAAGCTGCGCGAGCGGGTCCAGGGCGTCGAGAAGACGATGCTCAGCCCGTACGAGGGGCAGGACAAGCCGATCTCCCTGCAGGCGTGGGGCTACCAGCTCAAGGTCGACAACGCCGACGACGACCGGATCGACGAGTTCATCAAGACCCTGCGGATCAACGCCTCGATCGAGGGTCCGACGGCACTGTGCAACCAGGGCATCACGGCCACCGGCACCACGCCGCGCGACGGCGCCGGGATGCAGGGCTGA
- a CDS encoding homoserine dehydrogenase has translation MRLALLGCGTVGTEVVRLLHDQSADLAARIGAPLEIAGIAVRRLGRDRGDLPVDPSLFTTDALGLIKRDDVDVVIEVVGGIEPARGWLVEALRAGKSVVTANKALLAEDGAALHDAAAEGGGDLYYEASVAGAIPLLRPLRESLHGDRVTRVTGIVNGTTNFILSAMHATGAGFAEALEEATELGYAEADPTADVEGFDAAAKAAILASLAFHTRVGAADVHREGITEVTAADVASAKAMGCTIKLLCIAARGADATGREAVSVRVHPAMIPLTHPLASVGDAFNAVFVEAEAAGQLMFYGRGAGGAPTASAVLGDVVAVSRNRLAGVRSASESAYADLPVRPMGEALTRYHISLDVTDRPGVLEAVAGMFARHDVSIATVRQGPSGGGAAGRGDDADLVIVTHVAPDAALAATVRELRGLDIVRSVASVLRVEGGP, from the coding sequence GTGCGCCTGGCCCTGCTCGGCTGCGGCACCGTCGGCACCGAGGTGGTCCGGCTGCTGCACGACCAGTCGGCCGACCTCGCCGCCCGGATCGGTGCCCCGCTGGAGATCGCCGGCATCGCCGTGCGCCGGCTCGGCCGCGACCGGGGTGACCTGCCGGTCGACCCGTCGCTGTTCACCACCGACGCGCTGGGCCTGATCAAGCGCGACGACGTCGACGTGGTGATCGAGGTGGTCGGCGGCATCGAACCGGCGCGGGGGTGGCTGGTCGAGGCGCTGCGGGCCGGCAAGAGCGTCGTCACCGCCAACAAGGCGCTGCTCGCCGAGGACGGCGCGGCGCTGCACGACGCGGCAGCCGAGGGTGGCGGCGACCTGTACTACGAGGCGTCGGTGGCCGGGGCGATCCCGCTGCTGCGCCCGCTGCGGGAGTCGCTGCACGGCGACCGGGTGACCCGGGTCACCGGCATCGTCAACGGCACCACCAACTTCATCCTCTCCGCCATGCACGCCACCGGCGCCGGCTTCGCCGAGGCCCTGGAGGAGGCCACCGAACTGGGGTACGCGGAGGCCGACCCGACCGCCGACGTGGAGGGCTTCGACGCGGCGGCCAAGGCCGCCATCCTCGCCTCGCTGGCCTTCCACACCCGGGTCGGCGCGGCCGACGTGCACCGCGAGGGCATCACCGAGGTCACCGCCGCCGACGTGGCCAGCGCCAAGGCCATGGGCTGCACCATCAAGCTGCTCTGCATCGCTGCCCGGGGGGCCGACGCGACCGGCCGGGAGGCGGTCAGCGTGCGGGTGCACCCGGCGATGATCCCGCTCACCCACCCCCTGGCCAGCGTCGGGGACGCGTTCAACGCGGTCTTCGTCGAGGCCGAGGCCGCCGGCCAGCTCATGTTCTACGGGCGGGGGGCCGGTGGCGCCCCCACCGCCAGCGCCGTGCTCGGCGACGTGGTGGCGGTGTCCCGCAACCGGCTCGCCGGGGTGCGCTCGGCCAGCGAGTCCGCGTACGCGGACCTGCCCGTGCGGCCGATGGGCGAGGCGTTGACCCGCTACCACATCAGCCTCGACGTGACCGACCGGCCGGGCGTCCTGGAGGCGGTGGCCGGGATGTTCGCCCGGCACGACGTCTCCATCGCCACGGTGCGGCAGGGCCCGTCGGGCGGTGGCGCGGCCGGCCGGGGCGACGACGCCGACCTGGTCATCGTCACCCACGTCGCGCCGGACGCCGCGCTGGCCGCCACCGTGCGCGAGCTGCGCGGGCTGGACATCGTCCGCTCGGTGGCGAGCGTGCTGCGGGTCGAGGGCGGCCCCTAG
- a CDS encoding winged helix-turn-helix domain-containing protein — protein MGVALRDARRSVTSWCRRHTIGGDGAVAAVRRGQRQGEPGTLSREQELELIDALRGVYPDAFGLDEELWTRQSLHTLIQTRFALPLDAGAVGAYLRAWGLGPREPRERACGLCVGAVERWVRSEYPTITRAAQEHLAEVYWIGRIRLRGTMPAADVISAVSFRGRVRFMITTPTVDPPLPRDFVLRLSGAQQRTVHLIVDGSWPRNEWPRRLPRRVVMHPLPSCGRAAAA, from the coding sequence GTGGGGGTTGCACTCAGAGACGCGCGGCGCTCGGTCACCAGCTGGTGCCGACGCCACACCATCGGCGGTGACGGGGCGGTGGCAGCCGTCCGTCGCGGACAGCGGCAGGGCGAGCCGGGAACGCTCAGTCGCGAACAGGAACTCGAACTGATCGACGCCCTGCGTGGCGTCTACCCCGACGCGTTCGGCCTGGACGAGGAGCTGTGGACTCGGCAGAGCCTGCACACGCTCATCCAGACCCGCTTCGCACTGCCGCTGGACGCCGGCGCGGTCGGGGCGTACCTGCGGGCCTGGGGGCTCGGCCCCCGCGAACCCCGCGAGCGGGCCTGCGGGCTGTGCGTCGGCGCGGTGGAACGCTGGGTCCGCAGCGAGTACCCGACGATCACCCGCGCCGCCCAGGAGCACCTCGCGGAGGTCTACTGGATCGGGCGGATCCGGCTGCGCGGCACCATGCCGGCCGCCGACGTGATCTCCGCGGTGTCGTTCCGTGGCCGGGTACGCTTCATGATCACCACACCCACCGTCGACCCGCCCCTGCCCCGCGACTTCGTGCTGCGGCTCAGCGGCGCGCAACAGCGCACCGTGCACCTGATCGTCGACGGCTCCTGGCCCCGCAACGAGTGGCCGCGCCGACTTCCCCGCCGGGTCGTCATGCATCCGCTGCCCAGTTGCGGCCGCGCGGCAGCCGCCTGA
- the lysA gene encoding diaminopimelate decarboxylase, producing the protein MRAHEAGALHGDIGNRGPAWLRTPVDVNALVPALWPRHVTRAADGALAVAGLSVRDIADRFGTPVYVLDEDDLRSRCRDFRAAFPTEDVYYAGKAFLCRAVVRAIAEEGLFLDVCTGGELVTALSAGMPPERIGFHGNNKSVAELARAVDAGVGRIIVDSFDEIDRLTALARERGVRPRVLVRVTVGVEAHTHEFIATAHEDQKFGFSLAGGAAAAAAFRILDEGVLELRGLHSHIGSQIFDTSGFEVSARRVLALQAQIRDARGVELPELDLGGGFGIAYTTQDDPAAPADLAKRLRKIVDAECAAEQLVVPHLSIEPGRAIVGPAVFTLYEVGTVKDVDGIRTYVSVDGGMSDNIRTALYDASYSATLASRASAAEPMLARVVGKHCESGDVVVKDEFLPADVQPGDLVAVPGTGAYCRSMASNYNHVPRPPVVAVRDGQARLIVRRETEDDLLALDVG; encoded by the coding sequence ATGCGGGCGCACGAGGCAGGGGCCCTGCACGGCGACATCGGCAACCGGGGGCCGGCCTGGCTGCGTACCCCGGTCGACGTCAACGCCCTGGTGCCGGCGCTGTGGCCGCGCCACGTGACGCGCGCGGCCGACGGCGCGCTCGCCGTCGCGGGCCTGTCGGTCCGCGACATCGCCGACCGGTTCGGCACCCCGGTGTACGTGCTCGACGAGGACGACCTGCGCTCACGCTGCCGCGACTTCCGGGCCGCCTTCCCGACCGAGGACGTCTACTACGCGGGCAAGGCGTTCCTGTGCCGCGCCGTGGTGCGGGCGATCGCCGAGGAGGGCCTGTTCCTCGACGTGTGCACCGGCGGCGAACTGGTCACCGCGCTGTCGGCCGGGATGCCGCCGGAACGGATCGGCTTCCACGGCAACAACAAGTCCGTCGCCGAGCTGGCCCGGGCGGTGGACGCGGGGGTGGGCCGGATCATCGTCGACTCGTTCGACGAGATCGACCGGCTGACGGCGCTGGCCCGTGAGCGCGGGGTGCGCCCCCGGGTGCTGGTCCGGGTGACCGTCGGCGTGGAGGCGCACACCCACGAGTTCATCGCCACCGCCCACGAGGACCAGAAGTTCGGCTTCTCCCTGGCCGGCGGGGCGGCGGCCGCCGCCGCCTTCAGGATCCTCGACGAGGGCGTGCTGGAGCTGCGCGGCCTGCACTCGCACATCGGTTCGCAGATCTTCGACACCAGCGGCTTCGAGGTGTCCGCCCGCCGGGTGCTGGCCCTGCAGGCGCAGATCCGCGACGCGCGGGGCGTGGAGCTGCCCGAACTGGACCTGGGCGGCGGCTTCGGCATCGCGTACACGACGCAGGACGACCCGGCCGCGCCGGCCGACCTGGCCAAGCGGCTCCGCAAGATCGTCGATGCGGAGTGCGCGGCGGAGCAGCTGGTGGTGCCGCACCTGTCCATCGAGCCGGGCCGGGCCATCGTCGGCCCCGCCGTGTTCACCCTCTACGAGGTGGGCACCGTGAAGGACGTGGACGGCATCCGCACGTACGTCAGCGTGGACGGCGGGATGAGCGACAACATCCGTACCGCGCTCTACGACGCGTCGTACTCGGCGACCCTGGCCTCCCGGGCGAGCGCCGCCGAGCCGATGCTCGCCCGCGTGGTGGGAAAGCACTGTGAGTCTGGGGACGTCGTGGTGAAGGATGAATTCCTGCCCGCCGACGTGCAGCCCGGAGATCTTGTCGCGGTGCCCGGCACCGGCGCCTACTGCCGGAGCATGGCCAGCAACTACAACCACGTCCCCCGGCCCCCGGTGGTCGCGGTGCGGGACGGCCAGGCCCGCCTGATCGTCCGGCGGGAGACCGAAGACGACCTGCTCGCCTTGGATGTGGGATGA
- a CDS encoding isocitrate lyase/PEP mutase family protein, translating to MTVTPTGQAARLRAAHRPGHPLVLPNVWDPGSARAVAAAGFPAVATSSAAVAESLGHADGEATPPAEMFAAVARIAGAVTVPVTADLERGYGLRPDELVGRLLEAGAVGLNLEDSDPRTGALVDVAAQADLVASVRAAADAVGVPVVLNARIDVFLRSAPATAADELTEAVHRARRYLAAGADCVYPILLADPDPARRFVDQVAAPVNLLARPGGPGPAALAALGAARVSFGTGLHAVARAATERMLADVRAGGGSAAVSG from the coding sequence ATGACCGTGACACCGACCGGGCAGGCGGCCCGGCTGCGCGCCGCGCACCGACCCGGGCACCCGCTGGTCCTGCCCAACGTCTGGGACCCGGGCTCGGCCCGCGCCGTCGCCGCGGCCGGTTTCCCCGCCGTCGCCACCAGCAGCGCCGCCGTCGCCGAGTCACTCGGCCACGCCGACGGGGAGGCCACTCCGCCCGCCGAGATGTTCGCGGCGGTCGCCCGGATCGCCGGGGCGGTCACCGTCCCCGTCACCGCCGACCTGGAACGGGGGTACGGGCTGCGCCCCGACGAACTGGTCGGGCGTCTGCTGGAGGCCGGGGCGGTCGGGCTGAACCTGGAGGACTCCGACCCGCGTACCGGCGCGCTGGTCGACGTGGCGGCACAGGCCGACCTGGTGGCGTCCGTGCGGGCGGCGGCCGACGCCGTCGGGGTGCCGGTGGTGCTCAACGCCCGGATCGACGTCTTCCTCCGGTCCGCCCCCGCCACCGCGGCGGACGAACTGACCGAGGCGGTCCACCGGGCCCGCCGCTACCTGGCCGCCGGGGCGGACTGCGTCTACCCGATCCTGCTGGCCGACCCCGACCCCGCCCGGCGCTTCGTCGACCAGGTGGCCGCCCCGGTGAACCTCCTCGCCCGGCCGGGTGGTCCCGGGCCTGCCGCTCTGGCTGCGCTCGGGGCGGCGCGGGTCAGCTTCGGCACCGGCCTCCACGCGGTGGCCCGGGCCGCCACGGAGCGGATGCTCGCCGACGTACGGGCGGGGGGCGGATCAGCCGCCGTGTCCGGTTGA
- the argS gene encoding arginine--tRNA ligase, which yields MTPAELAEVVLTAAHAVFTERGLDRAALPERTAVERPRNPDHGDYASTLALQLSKKVGVPPRDLASALAAELGNAPGVKSVEIAGPGFLNIRLDAAAAGQLARSIVEAGDAYGRGDRLAGLKVNLEFVSANPTGPVHIGGVRWAAVGDALSRLLRAAGAEVGTEYYFNDAGSQIDRFARSLLAAARGESAPEDGYGGAYIAEIAEQVRARRPDVSTMDDAAAQEVFRVEGVALMFDEIKASLRDFGVEFDTYFNEKDLHDRGELEHALTRLREQGHIVEADGATWLRTTDFGDDKDRVLRKSNGEWTYFAADCAYYLDKRERGFDRVVIMLGADHHGYIGRMKAMAACFGDDPAVNLEILIGQLVNLVRDGKPVRMGKRLGTMVTLEDLVDAIGVDAARYALARYSSDSPIDLDVELWTRATRDNPVYYVQYVAARTASVGRNAAEVGLTRGDADAFRPELLDHDKENELLKALAEFPNVVAAAAELREPHRVARYLEDLAGAYHRFYDNCRILPRGDEEVTDLHRARLWLNDATRTVIANGLRLLGVSAPERM from the coding sequence GTGACTCCCGCAGAACTCGCCGAGGTCGTCCTCACCGCAGCCCACGCCGTCTTCACCGAGCGCGGGCTCGACCGTGCCGCGCTGCCGGAGCGTACGGCGGTCGAGCGACCCCGCAACCCCGACCACGGCGACTACGCGTCGACGCTCGCCCTCCAGTTGAGCAAGAAGGTGGGCGTCCCGCCGCGCGACCTGGCCAGCGCACTGGCGGCGGAACTCGGCAACGCGCCGGGGGTCAAGTCGGTGGAGATCGCCGGACCGGGCTTCCTCAACATCCGGCTCGACGCCGCCGCCGCCGGGCAGCTCGCCCGGTCGATCGTCGAGGCCGGCGACGCGTACGGGCGCGGTGACCGGCTCGCCGGGCTGAAGGTCAACCTGGAGTTCGTCTCCGCCAACCCGACCGGCCCCGTGCACATCGGCGGGGTCCGCTGGGCGGCCGTCGGTGACGCGCTGAGCCGGCTGCTGCGCGCCGCCGGGGCCGAGGTCGGCACCGAGTACTACTTCAACGACGCCGGCTCCCAGATCGACCGGTTCGCCCGGTCCCTGCTGGCCGCCGCCAGGGGCGAGTCCGCGCCGGAGGACGGCTACGGCGGGGCGTACATCGCCGAGATCGCCGAGCAGGTGCGCGCCCGGCGCCCCGACGTGTCGACCATGGACGACGCCGCCGCGCAGGAGGTGTTCCGGGTCGAGGGCGTCGCCCTCATGTTCGACGAGATCAAGGCGTCGCTGCGCGACTTCGGGGTGGAGTTCGACACCTACTTCAACGAGAAGGACCTGCACGACCGGGGTGAACTGGAACACGCGCTGACCCGGTTGCGCGAGCAGGGTCACATCGTCGAGGCCGACGGCGCCACCTGGCTGCGCACCACCGACTTCGGTGACGACAAGGACCGGGTGCTGCGCAAGTCCAACGGCGAGTGGACGTACTTCGCCGCCGACTGCGCCTACTACCTGGACAAGCGCGAGCGCGGCTTCGACCGGGTCGTGATCATGCTGGGCGCCGACCACCACGGCTACATCGGCCGGATGAAGGCGATGGCCGCGTGCTTCGGCGACGACCCGGCGGTCAACCTGGAGATCCTCATCGGTCAGCTGGTCAACCTGGTCCGCGACGGGAAGCCGGTGCGGATGGGCAAGCGGCTCGGCACAATGGTCACGCTGGAGGACCTGGTCGACGCGATCGGCGTCGACGCCGCCCGGTACGCGCTGGCCCGCTACTCGTCGGACTCCCCGATCGACCTCGACGTGGAGCTGTGGACCCGGGCGACCCGCGACAACCCGGTCTACTACGTGCAGTACGTGGCGGCGCGGACCGCCAGCGTCGGCCGTAACGCCGCCGAGGTCGGACTGACCCGGGGGGACGCGGACGCGTTCCGCCCGGAGCTGCTCGACCACGACAAGGAGAACGAGCTGCTCAAGGCGCTCGCCGAGTTCCCCAACGTGGTTGCCGCCGCCGCCGAGCTGCGCGAGCCGCACCGGGTGGCCCGCTACCTGGAGGACCTGGCCGGGGCGTACCACCGGTTCTACGACAACTGCCGGATCCTGCCGCGCGGCGACGAGGAGGTCACCGACCTGCACCGGGCTCGGCTGTGGCTCAACGACGCCACCCGCACCGTGATCGCCAACGGCCTGCGCCTGCTCGGTGTCTCCGCTCCGGAGCGGATGTGA
- the thrC gene encoding threonine synthase translates to MWRGLIETYRDRLPVTGATPVVTLHEGNTPLLPAPVLSARLGCDVHLKVEGANPTGSFKDRGMTLAVSKAVESGNKAIICASTGNTSASAAAYAARAGLTCAVLVPQGKIALGKLAQALVHGARLLQVSGNFDDCLSLAAKLAQDYPVALVNSVNIDRLHGQKTAAFEIVEALGDAPDIHCLPVGNAGNVSAYWMGYSEELADGNATRAPKMYGFQAAGAAPIVTGQVVREPSTIATAIRIGNPASWTKAIDARDASGGLIAAVTDREILAAYRLLAREVGVFVELGSAASVAGLLQQAAAGRVPAGSRIVCTVTGHGLKDPEWAISTAPAPITIANDPLAAARSLDLA, encoded by the coding sequence ATGTGGCGGGGCCTGATCGAGACCTACCGGGACCGACTGCCCGTCACCGGGGCCACCCCGGTCGTCACCCTGCACGAGGGCAACACTCCGCTGCTGCCCGCGCCGGTGCTCTCCGCGAGGCTCGGCTGTGACGTCCACCTGAAGGTGGAGGGGGCCAACCCGACCGGCTCGTTCAAGGACCGGGGCATGACCCTCGCCGTCTCCAAGGCGGTCGAGTCCGGCAACAAGGCCATCATCTGCGCCTCCACCGGCAACACCAGCGCGTCGGCCGCCGCGTACGCGGCCCGTGCCGGGCTCACCTGCGCGGTGCTGGTCCCCCAGGGCAAGATCGCGCTCGGCAAGCTGGCCCAGGCGCTGGTGCACGGCGCGAGGCTGCTCCAGGTCAGCGGCAACTTCGACGACTGCCTGTCGCTGGCCGCCAAGCTCGCCCAGGACTACCCGGTCGCGCTGGTCAACTCCGTCAACATCGACCGGCTGCACGGCCAGAAGACGGCCGCGTTCGAGATCGTCGAGGCTCTGGGTGACGCGCCGGACATCCACTGCCTGCCCGTGGGCAACGCCGGCAACGTGTCGGCCTACTGGATGGGCTACTCGGAGGAACTGGCCGACGGCAACGCCACCCGCGCCCCCAAGATGTACGGCTTCCAGGCCGCCGGTGCCGCCCCCATCGTGACCGGCCAGGTCGTCCGCGAGCCCTCCACCATCGCCACCGCCATCCGGATCGGCAACCCGGCGAGCTGGACGAAGGCCATCGACGCCCGGGACGCCTCCGGCGGCCTGATCGCGGCGGTCACCGACCGGGAGATCCTCGCCGCGTACCGGCTGCTGGCCCGCGAGGTCGGTGTCTTCGTCGAGCTGGGCAGCGCGGCCAGCGTGGCGGGTCTGCTCCAGCAGGCCGCCGCCGGGCGGGTGCCGGCGGGCTCCAGGATCGTCTGCACCGTCACCGGCCACGGCCTGAAGGACCCGGAATGGGCCATCTCCACCGCGCCCGCCCCCATCACCATCGCCAACGACCCGCTGGCCGCCGCCCGCTCCCTCGACCTGGCCTGA